In Apium graveolens cultivar Ventura chromosome 10, ASM990537v1, whole genome shotgun sequence, the following are encoded in one genomic region:
- the LOC141688928 gene encoding thaumatin-like protein 1: MELQNLLAFSLAALLVLGGESAIFKITNNCPNTIWPAALTGTGSQPSTTGFELASQATQDINIPAPWSGRIWARTFCTATCLTGECGKGTGPCSGAGGAPPVTLVEFTLNGDGGKDFYDVSNVDGFNLPVSVVPENSACPTTSCAANINDGCPAGQEVKGPNGATVGCKSACAAFNKPEDCCTGEFNNPDICKPSASSLYFEGKCPQAYSYAYDDKTSTFTCPTGPNYKITFCP, from the exons ATGGAATTGCAAAATCTCCTCGCTTTTTCCCTTGCGGCTCTTCTCGTACTTG GTGGTGAATCAGCAATATTCAAAATCACAAACAATTGTCCAAACACAATCTGGCCAGCTGCGCTAACTGGTACTGGATCACAGCCATCAACCACAGGGTTCGAACTCGCTTCCCAAGCCACACAAGATATCAACATTCCAGCTCCATGGTCGGGAAGAATCTGGGCTAGAACATTCTGCACTGCTACTTGCCTTACCGGAGAGTGCGGTAAGGGAACTGGACCATGCAGTGGTGCTGGCGGAGCTCCACCAGTAACCCTAGTCGAATTCACATTAAACGGAGACGGTGGAAAGGATTTCTACGATGTTAGTAATGTCGATGGTTTTAACTTGCCTGTTAGTGTAGTACCAGAAAACTCAGCATGTCCGACAACAAGCTGTGCTGCGAATATAAATGACGGCTGTCCCGCAGGACAGGAGGTTAAAGGACCGAATGGTGCTACAGTCGGATGCAAGAGCGCTTGCGCCGCCTTCAACAAACCAGAAGATTGTTGCACTGGTGAATTTAATAACCCGGATATATGCAAGCCATCTGCTTCTTCATTGTACTTCGAGGGAAAGTGTCCACAGGCTTACAGCTATGCTTATGATGATAAAACCAGCACCTTCACTTGTCCTACTGGACCTAACTACAAGATTACGTTTTGCCCTTGA